A genomic window from Bos javanicus breed banteng chromosome 13, ARS-OSU_banteng_1.0, whole genome shotgun sequence includes:
- the SUV39H2 gene encoding histone-lysine N-methyltransferase SUV39H2 isoform X3: MAAAGAEAPGAWCVPCLVSLDTLQELCRKEKLTCKSIGITKRNLNNYEVEYLCDYKVVKDMEYYLVKWKGWPDSTNTWEPLQNLKCPLLLQQFFNDKHNYLSQVKKGKAITLKENHRALKPAVAEYIVKKAKQRIALQRWQDELNRRKTHKGMIFVENTVDLEGPPSDFYYINEYKPAPGISLVNEATFGCSCTDCFFEKCCPAEAGVLLAYNKNQQIKIPPGTPIYECNSRCQCGPDCPNRIVQKGTQYSLCIFRTSNGCGWGVKTLVKIKRMSFVMEYVGEVITSEEAERRGQLYDNKGITYLFDLDYESDEFTVDAARYGNVSHFVNHSCDPNLQVFNVFIDNLDTRLPRIALFSTRTINAGEELTFDYQMKGSGDVSSDSIDHSPAKKRARTVCKCGAVTCRGYLN, translated from the exons ATGGCGGCGGCCGGGGCCGAGGCGCCAGGAG CTTGGTGTGTGCCTTGCCTAGTTTCACTTGATACTCTTCAGGAATTATGTAGAAAAGAAAAGCTCACATGTAAATCGATTGGAATCACCAAAAGGAATCTAAACAATTATGAGGTGGAATACTTGTGTGACTACAAGGTAGTAAAG gatATGGAATATTATCTTGTAAAATGGAAAGGATGGCCAGATTCTACAAATACTTGGGAACCTTTGCAAAATCTCAAGTGCCCATTACTACTTCAGCAGTTCTTTAATGACAAGCATAATTATTTATCTCAGGTAAAGAAAGGCAAAGCAATAACtctaaaagaaaatcacagagcCTTGAAACCTGCTGTTGCTGAATACATTGTAAAGAAGGCTAAACAAAGGATAGCCCTGCAGAGATGGCAGGATGAACTCAACAGAAGGAAGACTCACAAAGGAATGATTTTTGTTGAAAATACTGTGGACTTAGAGGGGCCCCCTTCAGACTTCTACTACATTAATGAATACAAACCAGCTCCTGGAATCAGCTTAGTAAATGAAGCTACCTTTGGTTGTTCATGCACAGattgcttctttgaaaaatgttgtCCTGCTGAAGCTGGAGTTCTTTTGGCTTataataaaaatcaacaaattaaAATCCCACCTGGTACCCCCATTTACGAGTGCAACTCAAGGTGTCAATGTGGACCCGACTGTCCCAACAGGATCGTACAAAAAGGCACACAGTATTCACTTTGCATCTTTCGAACTAGCAATGGCTGTGGCTGGGGTGTAAAAACCcttgtgaagattaaaagaaTGAGTTTTGTCATGGAATATGTTGGAGAG gtgaTCACCAGTGAGGAAGCTGAGAGACGTGGCCAGTTATATGACAACAAAGGAATCACGTATCTCTTTGATCTGGACTATGAATCTGATGAATTCACAGTGGATGCAGCTCGATATGGAAATGTGTCTCATTTTGTGAATCACAGT TGTGACCCAAACCTTCAGGTGTTCAATGTTTTCATTGATAACCTCGATACCCGTCTTCCCCGAATAGCATTATTTTCCACGAGAACTATCAATGCTGGAGAAGAGCTCACTTTTGATTATCAAATGAAAG GTTCTGGAGATGTATCTTCAGATTCTATTGACCACAGCCCAGCCAAAAAGAGGGCCAGAACTGTGTGCAAATGTGGAGCTGTGACTTGCAGAGGTTACCTCAACTGA
- the SUV39H2 gene encoding histone-lysine N-methyltransferase SUV39H2 isoform X4 has translation MEYYLVKWKGWPDSTNTWEPLQNLKCPLLLQQFFNDKHNYLSQVKKGKAITLKENHRALKPAVAEYIVKKAKQRIALQRWQDELNRRKTHKGMIFVENTVDLEGPPSDFYYINEYKPAPGISLVNEATFGCSCTDCFFEKCCPAEAGVLLAYNKNQQIKIPPGTPIYECNSRCQCGPDCPNRIVQKGTQYSLCIFRTSNGCGWGVKTLVKIKRMSFVMEYVGEVITSEEAERRGQLYDNKGITYLFDLDYESDEFTVDAARYGNVSHFVNHSCDPNLQVFNVFIDNLDTRLPRIALFSTRTINAGEELTFDYQMKGSGDVSSDSIDHSPAKKRARTVCKCGAVTCRGYLN, from the exons ATGGAATATTATCTTGTAAAATGGAAAGGATGGCCAGATTCTACAAATACTTGGGAACCTTTGCAAAATCTCAAGTGCCCATTACTACTTCAGCAGTTCTTTAATGACAAGCATAATTATTTATCTCAGGTAAAGAAAGGCAAAGCAATAACtctaaaagaaaatcacagagcCTTGAAACCTGCTGTTGCTGAATACATTGTAAAGAAGGCTAAACAAAGGATAGCCCTGCAGAGATGGCAGGATGAACTCAACAGAAGGAAGACTCACAAAGGAATGATTTTTGTTGAAAATACTGTGGACTTAGAGGGGCCCCCTTCAGACTTCTACTACATTAATGAATACAAACCAGCTCCTGGAATCAGCTTAGTAAATGAAGCTACCTTTGGTTGTTCATGCACAGattgcttctttgaaaaatgttgtCCTGCTGAAGCTGGAGTTCTTTTGGCTTataataaaaatcaacaaattaaAATCCCACCTGGTACCCCCATTTACGAGTGCAACTCAAGGTGTCAATGTGGACCCGACTGTCCCAACAGGATCGTACAAAAAGGCACACAGTATTCACTTTGCATCTTTCGAACTAGCAATGGCTGTGGCTGGGGTGTAAAAACCcttgtgaagattaaaagaaTGAGTTTTGTCATGGAATATGTTGGAGAG gtgaTCACCAGTGAGGAAGCTGAGAGACGTGGCCAGTTATATGACAACAAAGGAATCACGTATCTCTTTGATCTGGACTATGAATCTGATGAATTCACAGTGGATGCAGCTCGATATGGAAATGTGTCTCATTTTGTGAATCACAGT TGTGACCCAAACCTTCAGGTGTTCAATGTTTTCATTGATAACCTCGATACCCGTCTTCCCCGAATAGCATTATTTTCCACGAGAACTATCAATGCTGGAGAAGAGCTCACTTTTGATTATCAAATGAAAG GTTCTGGAGATGTATCTTCAGATTCTATTGACCACAGCCCAGCCAAAAAGAGGGCCAGAACTGTGTGCAAATGTGGAGCTGTGACTTGCAGAGGTTACCTCAACTGA
- the SUV39H2 gene encoding histone-lysine N-methyltransferase SUV39H2 isoform X1, with amino-acid sequence MPSESERCFPALRLSAWIMDSLSPNFSSARAWCVPCLVSLDTLQELCRKEKLTCKSIGITKRNLNNYEVEYLCDYKVVKDMEYYLVKWKGWPDSTNTWEPLQNLKCPLLLQQFFNDKHNYLSQVKKGKAITLKENHRALKPAVAEYIVKKAKQRIALQRWQDELNRRKTHKGMIFVENTVDLEGPPSDFYYINEYKPAPGISLVNEATFGCSCTDCFFEKCCPAEAGVLLAYNKNQQIKIPPGTPIYECNSRCQCGPDCPNRIVQKGTQYSLCIFRTSNGCGWGVKTLVKIKRMSFVMEYVGEVITSEEAERRGQLYDNKGITYLFDLDYESDEFTVDAARYGNVSHFVNHSCDPNLQVFNVFIDNLDTRLPRIALFSTRTINAGEELTFDYQMKGSGDVSSDSIDHSPAKKRARTVCKCGAVTCRGYLN; translated from the exons ATGCCTTCTGAATCGGAAAGGTGTTTTCCAGCACTGCGCCTCTCCGCATGGATTATGGACTCATTATCGCCCAACTTTTCCTCCGCTAGGG CTTGGTGTGTGCCTTGCCTAGTTTCACTTGATACTCTTCAGGAATTATGTAGAAAAGAAAAGCTCACATGTAAATCGATTGGAATCACCAAAAGGAATCTAAACAATTATGAGGTGGAATACTTGTGTGACTACAAGGTAGTAAAG gatATGGAATATTATCTTGTAAAATGGAAAGGATGGCCAGATTCTACAAATACTTGGGAACCTTTGCAAAATCTCAAGTGCCCATTACTACTTCAGCAGTTCTTTAATGACAAGCATAATTATTTATCTCAGGTAAAGAAAGGCAAAGCAATAACtctaaaagaaaatcacagagcCTTGAAACCTGCTGTTGCTGAATACATTGTAAAGAAGGCTAAACAAAGGATAGCCCTGCAGAGATGGCAGGATGAACTCAACAGAAGGAAGACTCACAAAGGAATGATTTTTGTTGAAAATACTGTGGACTTAGAGGGGCCCCCTTCAGACTTCTACTACATTAATGAATACAAACCAGCTCCTGGAATCAGCTTAGTAAATGAAGCTACCTTTGGTTGTTCATGCACAGattgcttctttgaaaaatgttgtCCTGCTGAAGCTGGAGTTCTTTTGGCTTataataaaaatcaacaaattaaAATCCCACCTGGTACCCCCATTTACGAGTGCAACTCAAGGTGTCAATGTGGACCCGACTGTCCCAACAGGATCGTACAAAAAGGCACACAGTATTCACTTTGCATCTTTCGAACTAGCAATGGCTGTGGCTGGGGTGTAAAAACCcttgtgaagattaaaagaaTGAGTTTTGTCATGGAATATGTTGGAGAG gtgaTCACCAGTGAGGAAGCTGAGAGACGTGGCCAGTTATATGACAACAAAGGAATCACGTATCTCTTTGATCTGGACTATGAATCTGATGAATTCACAGTGGATGCAGCTCGATATGGAAATGTGTCTCATTTTGTGAATCACAGT TGTGACCCAAACCTTCAGGTGTTCAATGTTTTCATTGATAACCTCGATACCCGTCTTCCCCGAATAGCATTATTTTCCACGAGAACTATCAATGCTGGAGAAGAGCTCACTTTTGATTATCAAATGAAAG GTTCTGGAGATGTATCTTCAGATTCTATTGACCACAGCCCAGCCAAAAAGAGGGCCAGAACTGTGTGCAAATGTGGAGCTGTGACTTGCAGAGGTTACCTCAACTGA
- the SUV39H2 gene encoding histone-lysine N-methyltransferase SUV39H2 isoform X2 — protein sequence MRVATADPCAPRAWCVPCLVSLDTLQELCRKEKLTCKSIGITKRNLNNYEVEYLCDYKVVKDMEYYLVKWKGWPDSTNTWEPLQNLKCPLLLQQFFNDKHNYLSQVKKGKAITLKENHRALKPAVAEYIVKKAKQRIALQRWQDELNRRKTHKGMIFVENTVDLEGPPSDFYYINEYKPAPGISLVNEATFGCSCTDCFFEKCCPAEAGVLLAYNKNQQIKIPPGTPIYECNSRCQCGPDCPNRIVQKGTQYSLCIFRTSNGCGWGVKTLVKIKRMSFVMEYVGEVITSEEAERRGQLYDNKGITYLFDLDYESDEFTVDAARYGNVSHFVNHSCDPNLQVFNVFIDNLDTRLPRIALFSTRTINAGEELTFDYQMKGSGDVSSDSIDHSPAKKRARTVCKCGAVTCRGYLN from the exons ATGCGGGTGGCTACGGCGGATCCTTGCGCGCCTCGAG CTTGGTGTGTGCCTTGCCTAGTTTCACTTGATACTCTTCAGGAATTATGTAGAAAAGAAAAGCTCACATGTAAATCGATTGGAATCACCAAAAGGAATCTAAACAATTATGAGGTGGAATACTTGTGTGACTACAAGGTAGTAAAG gatATGGAATATTATCTTGTAAAATGGAAAGGATGGCCAGATTCTACAAATACTTGGGAACCTTTGCAAAATCTCAAGTGCCCATTACTACTTCAGCAGTTCTTTAATGACAAGCATAATTATTTATCTCAGGTAAAGAAAGGCAAAGCAATAACtctaaaagaaaatcacagagcCTTGAAACCTGCTGTTGCTGAATACATTGTAAAGAAGGCTAAACAAAGGATAGCCCTGCAGAGATGGCAGGATGAACTCAACAGAAGGAAGACTCACAAAGGAATGATTTTTGTTGAAAATACTGTGGACTTAGAGGGGCCCCCTTCAGACTTCTACTACATTAATGAATACAAACCAGCTCCTGGAATCAGCTTAGTAAATGAAGCTACCTTTGGTTGTTCATGCACAGattgcttctttgaaaaatgttgtCCTGCTGAAGCTGGAGTTCTTTTGGCTTataataaaaatcaacaaattaaAATCCCACCTGGTACCCCCATTTACGAGTGCAACTCAAGGTGTCAATGTGGACCCGACTGTCCCAACAGGATCGTACAAAAAGGCACACAGTATTCACTTTGCATCTTTCGAACTAGCAATGGCTGTGGCTGGGGTGTAAAAACCcttgtgaagattaaaagaaTGAGTTTTGTCATGGAATATGTTGGAGAG gtgaTCACCAGTGAGGAAGCTGAGAGACGTGGCCAGTTATATGACAACAAAGGAATCACGTATCTCTTTGATCTGGACTATGAATCTGATGAATTCACAGTGGATGCAGCTCGATATGGAAATGTGTCTCATTTTGTGAATCACAGT TGTGACCCAAACCTTCAGGTGTTCAATGTTTTCATTGATAACCTCGATACCCGTCTTCCCCGAATAGCATTATTTTCCACGAGAACTATCAATGCTGGAGAAGAGCTCACTTTTGATTATCAAATGAAAG GTTCTGGAGATGTATCTTCAGATTCTATTGACCACAGCCCAGCCAAAAAGAGGGCCAGAACTGTGTGCAAATGTGGAGCTGTGACTTGCAGAGGTTACCTCAACTGA